Proteins from a genomic interval of Lysobacter stagni:
- a CDS encoding UDP-2,3-diacylglucosamine diphosphatase, whose translation MTSVPSLPPRHRAVFVSDVHLGSKHCHADELADFLGRLRCDRLYLVGDIVDLWWMAQRRARWDAAHNRVVETLHALRRAGTELVYVPGNHDRPIRRFCGLALPRMSVRRRAIHVTADGRRLLVSHGDDYDGVTHFGGLQEQFGDWLYYRILTGNQWLNRLRRTCGRRYWSLSEFLKRQSGAAERYIERFVQAGLADARRRGLDGIVCGHIHRAALFERDGCLYANDGDWVESLTALVEDPDGTLRLLAHTGETLALLPARARLPHTMPDAA comes from the coding sequence ATGACGTCCGTGCCGTCACTGCCGCCGCGCCACCGTGCGGTGTTCGTGTCCGACGTCCACCTGGGTTCCAAACACTGCCACGCTGACGAACTGGCCGACTTTCTCGGCCGGCTGCGCTGCGATCGCCTGTACCTGGTCGGCGACATCGTCGACCTGTGGTGGATGGCGCAACGTCGCGCGCGCTGGGATGCCGCGCACAACCGCGTGGTCGAGACGCTGCACGCACTGCGACGCGCCGGTACCGAGCTGGTGTACGTGCCCGGCAACCACGATCGCCCGATCCGCCGCTTCTGCGGCCTCGCGCTGCCGCGGATGAGCGTGCGTCGCCGAGCGATCCACGTCACCGCCGACGGCCGTCGCCTGCTGGTCAGCCACGGCGACGACTACGACGGCGTGACGCACTTCGGCGGTCTGCAGGAACAGTTCGGCGACTGGCTGTACTACCGCATCCTCACCGGAAACCAGTGGCTAAACCGCCTGCGTCGCACCTGCGGTCGGCGTTACTGGTCGCTGTCTGAATTCCTCAAGCGGCAAAGCGGTGCGGCTGAACGCTACATCGAACGCTTCGTCCAGGCCGGCCTGGCCGACGCGCGCCGGCGCGGACTGGACGGCATCGTCTGTGGTCACATCCATCGCGCCGCATTGTTCGAGCGCGACGGATGCCTGTACGCCAACGACGGCGACTGGGTGGAAAGCCTCACCGCCCTGGTCGAGGATCCCGACGGCACGTTGCGCCTGCTCGCCCACACGGGCGAGACGCTGGCACTGCTGCCCGCACGCGCACGCCTGCCGCACACGATGCCCGATGCCGCCTAG
- the dusB gene encoding tRNA dihydrouridine synthase DusB, whose protein sequence is MSNASFRIGPHEIAPRVILAPMAGVTDKPFRVLCKRLGAGLCVSEMTTSDPRFWNTAKSRHRMDHEGEPAPISVQIAGTVPEVMADAARYNVDHGAQIIDINMGCPAKKVCNAWAGSALMREPELVARILEAVVKSVDVPVTLKIRTGWATDQRNAMQIARIAQDAGIAALAVHGRTRDQQYTGTAEYDTIAEVKAALSIPVFANGDIDSPHKAAQVLARTGCDAVLVGRAAQGRPWIFREIAHYLAHGELLPEPSLAEVRDVLLGHLEHLHAFYGEPSGVRIARKHLGWYAKDRPENAAFRSVVNRAESAEDQLRLTRDYFDALIAGVVPHLPAAA, encoded by the coding sequence ATGTCGAACGCCTCCTTCCGCATCGGGCCACACGAGATCGCGCCGCGCGTGATCCTCGCGCCCATGGCGGGCGTGACCGACAAACCGTTTCGCGTGCTGTGCAAGCGCCTGGGCGCCGGCCTGTGCGTGTCGGAGATGACCACGTCCGATCCGCGCTTCTGGAACACCGCCAAGTCGCGCCATCGCATGGACCACGAGGGCGAACCGGCGCCGATCAGCGTGCAGATCGCCGGCACCGTGCCGGAGGTGATGGCCGATGCCGCGCGCTACAACGTCGACCATGGCGCGCAGATCATCGACATCAACATGGGCTGCCCGGCGAAGAAGGTGTGCAACGCCTGGGCCGGATCGGCGCTGATGCGCGAGCCGGAGCTGGTCGCGCGCATCCTGGAGGCGGTCGTGAAGTCCGTCGATGTGCCGGTCACGCTGAAGATCCGCACGGGCTGGGCGACCGATCAGCGCAACGCGATGCAGATCGCGCGCATCGCGCAGGACGCCGGCATCGCCGCGCTCGCGGTGCACGGCCGCACGCGCGACCAGCAGTACACCGGCACTGCCGAGTACGACACCATCGCCGAGGTGAAGGCGGCGCTGTCTATCCCGGTGTTCGCCAATGGCGACATCGATTCGCCGCACAAGGCGGCGCAGGTGCTGGCACGAACTGGCTGCGATGCGGTGCTGGTCGGCCGCGCCGCGCAGGGCCGGCCGTGGATCTTCCGGGAGATCGCGCATTACCTGGCACATGGCGAACTCCTGCCCGAACCCTCGCTGGCCGAAGTGCGCGACGTGTTGCTGGGCCATCTGGAACACCTGCACGCGTTCTATGGCGAACCCTCCGGCGTGCGCATCGCCCGCAAGCACCTGGGCTGGTATGCGAAGGACCGCCCCGAGAACGCGGCGTTCCGCTCCGTCGTGAACCGCGCCGAATCCGCCGAGGACCAGCTGCGACTCACCCGCGACTACTTCGACGCCCTGATCGCCGGCGTGGTGCCGCACCTGCCTGCCGCGGCCTGA
- a CDS encoding TonB-dependent receptor, with translation MPRRHLLASALLAAFVAPVAHAEDTTDIDRITVSASTSRVPDSEAALPNTITIIDQKQLQQQLAVTQDLSQVLANLIPSFAPSRQKLTNSGETLRGRKPLYLVDGVPQSTPLREGGRDGHTIDPSMIERIEVIHGANALQGLGASGGIINIITKRAPRQDGATFQDVSVSGSSALPHESDSTGYRASYLFGTRRGSFDFVGGASYASEGLYYDGDGNPLAVNAVQGDLMDSESYNLFAKTGWNFDEERRLQLTANHYELQGNNDYAVVNGNAVNGIPASSVRGTPLGEGPRNRSTSLSLDYIDKNLAGGYLQSQLYWVDFKGLYGSSDWGNFWGDGRDPAWWDQSQNVSEKVGGKFSWSRGDLFGLRLRATLGLDLARDTTSQELVRAGLDWVPETTYQSWSPFVQAEWWVSDSVMISGGLRYEHGKLEVDDYTTIPANAGGSQFVQGGTPTTSETLPNLGIVWEATDALKFYASYSEGYSVADIGRVLRAIARPGQRVDNLVDLKPVIADNQEIGLDYDDGRWIVHVAAFWSDSDFGSRLDYDAATQTYNVARERTEISGFEGSAAFQFSDAGRVGLAYASTDARYDSNKDQRVDADMPGANVSPDRLTAFWDQSWNATVSTRLQLSHAFDRDFQYPGVTASNDHFEGYTTVDVQTRVQLPVGYLNVGIENLLGEQYISYNSQVSPPRNDTYTAGRGRVLTVGWQHRF, from the coding sequence ATGCCCCGTCGCCACCTGCTCGCCAGCGCCCTGCTGGCCGCCTTCGTCGCACCCGTCGCCCACGCCGAAGACACCACCGACATCGACCGCATCACCGTCTCCGCCAGCACCAGTCGCGTTCCGGATTCGGAAGCGGCGCTGCCCAACACCATCACGATCATCGACCAGAAGCAGTTGCAGCAGCAGCTGGCGGTCACGCAGGACCTCTCGCAGGTGCTGGCCAACCTGATTCCGTCGTTCGCGCCCTCGCGCCAGAAACTGACCAACAGTGGCGAGACGCTGCGCGGCCGCAAGCCGTTGTACCTCGTGGATGGCGTGCCGCAGTCCACGCCGCTGCGCGAGGGCGGTCGCGACGGCCACACGATCGATCCGTCGATGATCGAGCGCATCGAGGTCATCCACGGCGCCAACGCGCTGCAGGGCCTGGGCGCATCGGGCGGCATCATCAACATCATCACCAAGCGCGCGCCGCGCCAGGACGGGGCGACCTTCCAGGACGTCTCGGTGTCGGGCAGCTCCGCCCTGCCGCACGAAAGCGACAGCACCGGCTATCGCGCCTCTTACCTGTTCGGCACGCGTCGCGGCAGTTTCGATTTCGTCGGTGGCGCGTCCTACGCCAGCGAAGGCCTGTACTACGACGGCGACGGCAACCCTCTGGCCGTCAACGCCGTGCAGGGTGACCTGATGGATTCGGAAAGCTACAACCTCTTCGCCAAGACAGGCTGGAACTTCGACGAAGAGCGCCGCCTGCAGCTGACCGCCAACCACTACGAACTGCAGGGCAACAACGACTACGCGGTGGTCAACGGAAACGCAGTCAACGGCATTCCCGCCAGCTCCGTGCGCGGCACGCCGCTGGGCGAAGGCCCGCGCAACCGCTCCACTTCGCTGTCCCTGGACTACATCGACAAGAACCTCGCCGGCGGCTACCTGCAGAGCCAGCTGTACTGGGTCGATTTCAAGGGCCTGTACGGCAGCAGCGACTGGGGCAACTTCTGGGGCGATGGCCGCGACCCGGCATGGTGGGACCAGTCGCAGAACGTTTCCGAGAAGGTCGGTGGCAAGTTCAGCTGGTCGCGGGGCGATCTGTTCGGACTGCGGCTGCGTGCCACGCTGGGCCTGGACCTGGCCCGCGACACGACCTCGCAGGAACTGGTGCGCGCCGGCCTGGACTGGGTACCCGAGACGACGTACCAATCCTGGTCGCCGTTCGTGCAGGCCGAGTGGTGGGTCAGCGATTCGGTGATGATCTCCGGCGGCCTGCGTTACGAGCACGGCAAGCTCGAAGTGGACGACTACACCACCATCCCGGCCAACGCCGGTGGCAGCCAGTTCGTGCAGGGCGGTACGCCGACGACGAGTGAAACGCTCCCCAACCTGGGCATCGTGTGGGAAGCGACGGACGCGCTGAAGTTCTATGCGTCGTACTCGGAAGGCTACAGCGTCGCCGACATCGGCCGCGTGCTGCGCGCGATTGCCCGACCGGGCCAGCGCGTGGACAACCTGGTCGACCTGAAGCCGGTCATCGCCGACAACCAGGAGATCGGCCTGGACTACGACGACGGTCGCTGGATCGTGCACGTGGCGGCGTTCTGGTCCGACTCCGACTTCGGCTCGCGCCTGGACTACGACGCGGCCACGCAGACCTACAACGTCGCCCGCGAACGCACGGAAATCAGCGGCTTCGAAGGCAGTGCCGCGTTCCAGTTCTCCGACGCCGGTCGCGTCGGTCTGGCCTACGCAAGCACGGACGCGCGTTACGACAGCAACAAGGACCAGCGCGTCGATGCGGACATGCCCGGCGCCAACGTCAGCCCCGACCGCCTCACCGCGTTCTGGGACCAGAGCTGGAACGCCACCGTATCCACGCGACTGCAGCTCAGTCATGCCTTCGACCGCGACTTCCAGTACCCCGGCGTGACGGCGTCGAACGACCATTTCGAGGGTTACACCACGGTCGACGTGCAGACGCGCGTGCAGCTGCCGGTGGGCTACCTCAACGTCGGCATCGAGAACCTGCTGGGCGAGCAGTACATCAGTTACAACTCGCAGGTTTCGCCGCCGCGCAACGACACCTACACCGCCGGCCGCGGCCGCGTGCTGACGGTGGGATGGCAGCACAGGTTCTGA
- a CDS encoding class I SAM-dependent methyltransferase — MSDERPPERSCDFPYLHGFSSTEQARLVKQAKLAEPTVFHDIDYTGARNLLEVGSGVGAQTEILLRRFPDLRVTCVDLNQAQLSAARTNLDAMPWLDGRYALHRADATNLPFEPRSFDAAFLCWVLEHVPAPARVLNEVRRVLSPGSPVYITEVMNSSFLLDPYSPNVWRYWMAFNDFQYESGGDPFIGAKLGNLLLAGGFRDVTTEVKTFYFDNREPARRKTMIAFWEELLLSAADQLLSAQRVTPDVVDGMRREMQQVQNDPNAVFFYAFVQARATVY, encoded by the coding sequence ATGTCCGACGAACGCCCTCCCGAACGCAGCTGCGATTTTCCCTATCTGCACGGATTTTCCAGCACCGAGCAGGCACGCCTGGTCAAGCAGGCGAAGCTGGCCGAACCGACCGTCTTCCACGACATCGACTACACCGGCGCCCGCAATCTGCTGGAAGTGGGCAGCGGCGTGGGTGCGCAAACCGAGATCCTGTTGCGTCGCTTCCCCGACCTGCGCGTGACCTGCGTCGACCTCAACCAGGCGCAACTGTCGGCCGCGCGCACCAACCTGGACGCGATGCCGTGGCTGGACGGCCGCTATGCGCTGCATCGCGCCGACGCCACCAACCTGCCGTTCGAGCCGCGCAGCTTCGATGCTGCATTCCTTTGCTGGGTTCTTGAACACGTGCCCGCGCCTGCGCGCGTGCTCAACGAAGTGCGTCGCGTGCTGTCGCCCGGGTCGCCGGTGTACATCACCGAAGTGATGAACTCGTCTTTCCTGCTCGACCCGTACTCGCCGAATGTCTGGCGCTACTGGATGGCCTTCAACGACTTCCAGTACGAAAGCGGCGGCGATCCGTTCATAGGCGCGAAGCTGGGGAACCTGCTGCTCGCCGGTGGGTTCCGCGACGTCACCACCGAGGTCAAGACCTTCTACTTCGACAACCGGGAGCCAGCGCGCCGCAAGACGATGATCGCGTTCTGGGAAGAGCTGCTGCTTTCCGCCGCCGACCAGTTGCTGTCCGCGCAGCGCGTGACGCCCGATGTGGTCGACGGCATGCGGCGCGAGATGCAGCAGGTACAGAACGATCCGAACGCGGTGTTCTTCTACGCTTTCGTGCAGGCGCGCGCGACGGTGTATTGA
- a CDS encoding PepSY-associated TM helix domain-containing protein: MASTPLTTHAPPRRRVRAVLSWLHLWVGLTVGIVFALCSLAGTVLVFHVDLLKLQHPQLAQHAPVADGRVLARLIERWGPEGMRSLDLPREDLPVWQAYFEDGHRQYFAPEDGALLLYRSHHDDVLMWLHEWHVELLGGKTGKEVLGVFGWTSLALVLIGLYLWWPRSGRYLAQLKVHAGPPVRRWLSWHRSSGVVLLPLLLLATVTGIGMVYGRGFQKVFVAAFGGENVKAPELPKDTASIDWTKAIAQARAALPDARLARVSVPDPDEGVVAFRAQANGEWHPVGRSTVSLSREGRVLQTVDATTHRLGLRMSQALYPLHVGAVGGTTMKWVTAVIGLLPAFLLVTGFLFWRRRRGHR, encoded by the coding sequence ATGGCCTCGACTCCGCTGACCACCCACGCGCCGCCCCGGCGACGCGTGCGTGCAGTGCTGTCGTGGCTGCATCTGTGGGTGGGGCTCACGGTGGGCATCGTGTTCGCGCTGTGTTCGCTGGCGGGCACGGTGCTGGTGTTCCATGTCGATCTTCTGAAGCTGCAGCACCCGCAGCTCGCGCAGCATGCGCCCGTCGCCGACGGACGCGTGCTCGCGCGACTGATCGAGCGCTGGGGCCCGGAGGGCATGCGTTCGCTCGACCTCCCGCGCGAAGACCTGCCGGTCTGGCAGGCCTACTTCGAGGATGGGCACCGGCAATACTTCGCGCCCGAGGATGGCGCGCTGCTGCTCTACCGCAGCCATCACGACGACGTGCTGATGTGGCTGCACGAATGGCACGTGGAACTCCTGGGCGGCAAGACCGGCAAGGAAGTGCTGGGCGTGTTCGGCTGGACCTCGCTGGCGCTGGTGCTGATCGGGCTGTACCTGTGGTGGCCGCGCAGCGGCCGGTATCTGGCACAACTCAAAGTGCACGCCGGCCCGCCCGTGCGCCGCTGGCTGAGCTGGCACCGCAGCAGTGGCGTGGTCCTGTTGCCGTTGCTGTTGCTGGCCACGGTGACGGGCATCGGCATGGTGTACGGGCGTGGCTTCCAGAAGGTTTTTGTCGCCGCGTTCGGCGGCGAGAACGTGAAGGCACCGGAATTGCCGAAGGACACGGCGTCCATCGACTGGACCAAGGCCATCGCGCAGGCGCGCGCAGCCCTGCCCGACGCGCGCCTCGCGCGCGTGTCGGTGCCCGACCCCGACGAAGGCGTGGTCGCCTTCCGCGCGCAGGCAAACGGCGAATGGCATCCGGTCGGTCGCAGCACGGTGTCGCTGTCGCGCGAGGGTCGCGTGCTGCAGACCGTCGATGCCACCACGCATCGCCTGGGCTTGCGCATGAGTCAGGCGCTGTATCCGCTGCACGTAGGCGCGGTCGGCGGCACTACGATGAAATGGGTCACCGCCGTCATCGGCCTGTTGCCCGCGTTCCTGCTGGTTACGGGCTTCCTGTTCTGGCGGCGCCGGCGCGGGCATCGCTGA
- a CDS encoding ribokinase gives MDGARVVVVGSFNVDHVWTVAALPRPGETLSGHYHTGPGGKGFNQATAAARAGATTTFVCALGDDLGGQLARALATADGIDLRDHASEAPTGTAGIYVDHDGRNSIVIGPGANADLGADFVQTQQAAIAKAHVVLAQLESPLPAVEAAFAAARAAGVRTVLNPAPADALAPASLLGLADVITPNETEFCAQLARHAGERLDAATLVAHDDDTLHALCRRLLPQGTVVITLGAAGCFVSHAPGRLHGDARTHYRVAAAHVQPQDTTGAGDAFNGALSASWARNPTAAFADHLHYANRYAALSTERAGAAASMPHDADVRARFD, from the coding sequence ATGGATGGCGCGCGCGTCGTCGTCGTCGGCTCGTTCAACGTCGACCACGTGTGGACGGTCGCAGCACTGCCGCGACCCGGCGAAACGCTGAGTGGCCATTACCACACCGGCCCCGGCGGCAAGGGCTTCAACCAGGCCACCGCTGCCGCACGCGCCGGCGCAACGACGACATTCGTCTGCGCGCTCGGCGACGATCTGGGCGGACAGCTCGCACGGGCGCTCGCCACGGCCGACGGCATCGACCTGCGCGACCATGCCAGCGAAGCGCCGACGGGTACGGCCGGCATCTACGTGGACCACGATGGACGCAACTCGATCGTGATCGGTCCGGGCGCGAACGCGGACCTCGGCGCGGATTTCGTGCAGACCCAACAGGCCGCGATCGCGAAGGCGCACGTGGTGCTGGCCCAGCTGGAATCCCCGCTGCCCGCGGTGGAGGCGGCATTCGCCGCTGCCCGCGCCGCAGGTGTTCGCACCGTGCTCAACCCCGCGCCGGCCGATGCGCTTGCGCCGGCGTCGCTGCTCGGGCTGGCGGATGTCATCACGCCGAACGAAACCGAATTCTGCGCACAGCTGGCGCGCCACGCCGGCGAGCGCCTGGATGCTGCCACGCTCGTCGCGCACGACGACGACACCCTGCACGCGCTGTGCCGCCGCCTGCTTCCGCAGGGCACCGTGGTCATCACGCTGGGCGCCGCGGGCTGTTTCGTCTCCCATGCGCCAGGGCGCCTGCACGGCGATGCACGGACGCACTACCGCGTCGCCGCCGCACACGTGCAACCGCAGGACACCACCGGCGCGGGCGATGCGTTCAACGGCGCGCTGTCGGCGTCGTGGGCGCGGAATCCCACTGCCGCGTTCGCCGACCACCTGCACTACGCCAACCGTTACGCAGCCCTGTCGACCGAACGTGCCGGTGCCGCGGCGTCGATGCCGCACGACGCCGACGTGCGCGCGCGGTTCGATTGA
- a CDS encoding lysophospholipid acyltransferase family protein, whose translation MPLERRLQEHFPHWFRGRRASVARPLLRTIGRWSRFDQVEAFLAANGHLRDFEFVAAALDHLQVRYQADPLELARIPASGRLLIVANHPSGAIDALALLDLVGRVRRDVKIVANDLLSALEPLSGLLSPVRILGGRPSPQSLHAIDDALQAEQCVIVFPAGEVARLGLRGVTDGRWRRGFLRFARGSSAPVLPVRIEARNSALFYGASVLFKPAGTALLAREMFARRAHRIALRIGRPLQLPEGMDPQRVLRDVRRELFSLGRRREQGAAPAPSGPEPLIDPLDVEAVRAGVEAMPLLGRTFDGKEIRAGRLAAGSPLLREVGRLRELTFRAVGEGTGQRLDVDVYDSWYEHIVLWDAQAAKIAGAYRLARGAAVLAERGLAGLYTASLFRYEDDAVMRIAQGMELGRSFVVPDYWGSRSIDYLWQGIGAYLARHPNVRYLFGPVSISAALPAQAREQIVAYYARYFGTDRPCAASRQPFVYREAPPQFGEVDAATAFAVLKQNLDALGATLPMLYRQYTELCEPGGARFLAFGVDPAFSDAVDGLIEVDLHRLRPKKRERYLGAPRAVTITEAAG comes from the coding sequence ATGCCCCTCGAACGTCGCCTGCAGGAACACTTTCCGCACTGGTTCCGGGGCCGCCGCGCCAGCGTCGCCCGGCCGCTGCTGCGCACGATCGGTCGCTGGTCCCGCTTCGACCAGGTCGAGGCCTTCCTGGCCGCCAACGGTCATCTGCGCGATTTCGAGTTCGTCGCCGCCGCGCTGGATCATCTGCAGGTGCGCTACCAGGCCGATCCGCTGGAGCTCGCCCGCATTCCGGCCTCGGGCCGGTTGCTGATCGTCGCCAACCATCCCTCCGGAGCGATCGACGCGCTCGCGCTGCTGGACCTGGTGGGACGGGTGCGCCGCGACGTGAAGATCGTCGCCAACGATCTGCTCTCCGCGCTGGAGCCGCTGTCCGGGCTGTTGTCGCCGGTGCGCATTCTGGGCGGCAGGCCGAGCCCGCAGAGCCTGCATGCCATCGACGACGCGCTGCAGGCGGAGCAGTGTGTGATCGTCTTTCCCGCGGGCGAGGTCGCGCGATTGGGCCTGCGCGGCGTCACCGACGGTCGCTGGCGCCGCGGCTTCCTGCGTTTCGCGCGTGGCAGTAGTGCGCCGGTGTTGCCCGTGCGCATCGAGGCGCGCAACTCCGCGCTGTTCTACGGCGCCTCGGTGCTGTTCAAGCCCGCCGGTACGGCGCTGCTGGCGCGCGAGATGTTCGCGCGCCGGGCGCATCGCATTGCGCTGCGCATCGGCCGGCCCCTGCAATTGCCCGAGGGCATGGACCCGCAGCGCGTGCTGCGCGATGTCCGCCGGGAGCTGTTCTCTCTGGGACGTCGCCGCGAACAGGGCGCGGCCCCGGCGCCATCGGGTCCGGAGCCCCTCATCGATCCGCTGGACGTGGAGGCCGTGCGCGCCGGCGTGGAAGCGATGCCGCTGCTGGGGCGCACCTTCGATGGCAAGGAGATCCGCGCCGGACGGCTGGCGGCCGGTTCGCCGCTGCTGCGTGAGGTAGGGCGCCTGCGCGAGCTGACGTTCCGTGCGGTGGGCGAGGGCACCGGCCAGCGCCTGGACGTGGACGTCTACGACAGCTGGTACGAACACATCGTGCTGTGGGACGCGCAGGCCGCGAAGATCGCCGGCGCCTATCGCCTCGCGCGCGGTGCCGCCGTGCTGGCGGAGCGCGGACTTGCGGGCCTGTATACCGCTTCGTTGTTCCGCTACGAAGACGACGCGGTCATGCGCATCGCGCAGGGAATGGAGCTGGGTCGCAGCTTCGTGGTGCCCGACTACTGGGGCAGTCGCAGCATCGATTATTTGTGGCAGGGAATCGGCGCGTACCTGGCGCGGCATCCGAACGTGCGTTACCTGTTCGGTCCGGTGTCGATCAGCGCCGCGCTGCCGGCGCAGGCGCGTGAGCAGATCGTGGCGTACTACGCGCGCTACTTCGGCACCGACCGGCCTTGCGCGGCCTCGCGCCAGCCGTTCGTGTACCGCGAGGCGCCGCCGCAGTTCGGCGAGGTGGACGCCGCCACCGCATTCGCCGTGCTCAAGCAGAACCTGGACGCCCTCGGAGCCACGCTGCCGATGCTCTACCGCCAGTACACCGAACTGTGCGAACCCGGCGGCGCGCGCTTCCTCGCCTTCGGCGTGGATCCGGCATTCAGCGATGCGGTCGACGGACTGATCGAGGTCGATCTGCACCGCCTGCGGCCGAAGAAGCGCGAACGCTACCTCGGCGCGCCACGCGCGGTGACCATCACGGAGGCCGCAGGATGA
- a CDS encoding metal-dependent hydrolase, producing the protein MDSLTQIVLGAALAAAIAPPQHRRAALLAGAALGTLPDLDVLPVNLLTDDPVARMTWHRSASHSLLVLPFVAWAIWAWCRSRGGRVAQSPTRWFWAMQAALLTHPVLDAFTVYGTQLWWPLPVKPVMWSSVFIIDPLYTVWLLLACVIAWFARERPIARPALLAGLALSTAYLGASLLAKQAVEREADRALATLNLQDAPRFSVPMPFNILLWRVVAMTPEGFVEGERSLVADRGPMHLREYRSDVRALSQVFDYPSVQRLNWFNRGFMKAQVRDDRLVLSDLRMGAEPDYTFRFAVAQREGEGWREIPPEQLQWPWHAGRRLGAMWQRIWHMPDDHDADAVSKRTVLSQSSAGPRAPR; encoded by the coding sequence ATGGACTCGTTGACCCAGATCGTGCTCGGCGCGGCCCTCGCCGCTGCCATCGCGCCGCCGCAACACCGCCGTGCGGCGCTCCTGGCTGGCGCCGCACTGGGCACTTTGCCCGACCTCGATGTGCTGCCCGTCAATCTGCTCACCGACGACCCGGTCGCGCGGATGACCTGGCATCGCAGCGCGAGTCACTCACTGCTGGTGCTGCCGTTCGTCGCATGGGCGATCTGGGCCTGGTGCCGCTCGCGGGGCGGGCGAGTGGCGCAGTCGCCGACGCGCTGGTTCTGGGCCATGCAGGCCGCGTTGCTCACGCATCCGGTGCTGGATGCCTTCACCGTCTACGGGACGCAGCTGTGGTGGCCGTTGCCGGTGAAGCCGGTGATGTGGTCGAGCGTGTTCATCATCGACCCGCTCTATACCGTGTGGCTCCTGCTGGCCTGCGTCATCGCCTGGTTCGCGCGGGAACGCCCCATCGCCAGGCCCGCGCTGCTGGCGGGACTGGCCCTGAGTACGGCGTACCTGGGCGCATCGCTGCTGGCCAAACAGGCGGTGGAGCGCGAAGCCGACCGGGCGCTGGCCACGCTGAACCTGCAGGACGCACCGCGTTTCTCGGTGCCCATGCCGTTCAACATCCTGCTGTGGCGCGTGGTGGCGATGACGCCGGAGGGGTTCGTGGAAGGCGAGCGATCGCTGGTGGCCGACCGCGGGCCCATGCACCTGCGTGAGTACCGCTCGGATGTGCGTGCGCTGTCGCAGGTGTTCGACTACCCCAGCGTGCAGCGCCTGAACTGGTTCAATCGTGGATTCATGAAGGCGCAGGTGCGCGACGACCGCCTGGTGCTCTCCGACCTGCGCATGGGAGCCGAGCCGGACTACACCTTCCGCTTCGCCGTCGCCCAGCGCGAAGGCGAGGGCTGGCGCGAGATTCCGCCGGAACAATTGCAGTGGCCCTGGCACGCGGGCCGCCGCCTTGGGGCGATGTGGCAGCGCATCTGGCACATGCCCGACGACCATGACGCGGATGCTGTGAGCAAACGTACAGTGCTGTCGCAATCCTCGGCCGGTCCACGCGCGCCGCGCTGA